CTTCAAAATATAATTACCAGCACTTAAATCTGAAAATAGATATTTACCGTCACTATCAGTAATGGTTTTGTCCTTGAAATCCAGTTCCTTGCTTTTTAAAGAAACTTTTGCACGCTTAACCGGCTTGCCGGATTTTTTGGCTGTTACTGTACCGGATACACTACCTTTTGAAATGGGTGTAGGTACTAAAGTAGGGGTAGGTGTTTGGGCGTTTATCGTGTTGTAAGAAAATACATATGCACTGGCCATGATAAGGCATAAAGATAACGTAATGTTTTTAAACATGGTAACCTCCTATTTGTCAAAAAAACAAATATTAATATTGTTATTCAGCGCCGAATAACTCTTTCTGGTTGCGGTTATGCTGCACTAAGGTAATTTCTAATAAAAGTAATATTATACGTATTACCAAGAGAGTCAATAAAAAACCTTGACTTGTCTCTATTTCAATTCTATAATAAAATTCAAGTTTGCCACGAAGACATCAGGATTTTTCTTTGTGAGACTTTGTGTCTGGTGGCGTAAGAATAGTCTAATGACTGATTGAAAAATATGGGCAGATAGCTCAGTTGGTAGAGCACAGGACTGAAAATCCTGGTGTCGCCGGTTCGATCCCGGCTCTGCCCACCACTTACTACCCTGATATGTGTTTAGAACAAGAAAAGTCGAAGTTTCGTGACCGCAAATCAATCATTGAACAATTGTCCAAGACCTTATAATTCCCTGCCTTTTTATCCATTTCCCGATAATTAGATAACTTGCTCGATGTCCAGTTTATAAATATTACTTTATTAAAAAAAACAACGTAGTCCTGGAATATTTTATTTTCCCCTGGTAATAATACGATTATGATGAATTTGAAGCGATTAGATACGAAATCCTTAGAAGAGCGTGCAAAGGTTATTCGGAGGCATATCATACGGATGCTAACGAAGGCAGGCTCCGGGCATCCTGGAAGTTCACTATCAACGGTAGATCTGCTGGTTGCTCTTTTTTATAACAAATTACGGCACAATC
This region of Candidatus Brocadia sp. genomic DNA includes:
- a CDS encoding carboxypeptidase regulatory-like domain-containing protein, which encodes MFKNITLSLCLIMASAYVFSYNTINAQTPTPTLVPTPISKGSVSGTVTAKKSGKPVKRAKVSLKSKELDFKDKTITDSDGKYLFSDLSAGNYILKVKKQGFKNAKKKIELAEGENEIADVQLKKETGGGGDGDGDGGY